The Cloacibacterium sp. TD35 region ATTTTCTGCAGTAAAAACCTGAGTCCCATATCTATCAAAAATCTTAAGTTTCACATTTGAGAAAAATTCTATATTAGAAACCTTCCAAACATCATTATAACCATCTTGATTAGGCGTGAAAGCATTTGGAATAAAAAGCACCGCCGAAGTAGCTACTGCCGTACAGCTATTAACCTGAGATTTCACATAAACCTGATAAATACCCGCAGATAAATTTTTAAAGATATTGGAGGTTTGCCAGTTTACATTATCTAATGAATAAAAATATGGTGGATTACCATTTTCTGCTATAATTTCTAGAAAATCCTCGCCACTTTTAACCTGAGTAATTACAGGAGTAACCCCTAGATTTACATTTACCGTTTGAATAGCTACACACCCTTTACTATCTGTAAGTTTTACAGAATATTGCCCAGGACTTGAAACTTGTAAAGTTTGACTTACTATTGGCGGAACCGTTTGCCATTCTGCAATAAAACCAACACCAACATCTAAAACAATATTTTCTCCATCACAAATAGAAGTATCTTTTAAAACAGTGGAAAATGGAGCTTGTAGAATTTTAACTTTTACTTCTGTCCTTTCACTTTCGCAGCCGTTAACCGTTTGTGACACCCAAAAAGAAAAATCTCCAGCAATTGAAGTATTAGGAATTGGAGCGACTGAATCCCCAGTACCTCCTGTTAAACTAGTATACCATTTCAAATCAGTTCCGACTGCTGACAAAGATGCGGCAGTGGAATTTTGACAAAATTCATAGTTTGAAACGATAGGAGCCGATGGATTATCAAGAATATTAACCGAAATTTTCGCTCTTGCACTCTCACAACCATTTACCGTTTGGGTAATCCAAAAATCTTTAGTTCCAACTACAGAAGTATCAATAATAGGAGTATTTATACTTCCTACCCCACCAGTTGCAGAAGTGTACCAAAGTATATTATTTTCTGGAATCGTGAGGGTTGCGGTAGAATTTTTACAAAAACTAAAACTCCTATTGCTTGGTGCACTAGGATAACCATTGATTTTAACAGTAGAAACACCAGACATTACCCTACAAGAAGTCAAATTAATATTTGCAGCCTCGCCTACTATAAATCTGAATTGGTCATTATTCTGATAACTCCCTGCCGGAATGGTAATATTAGGATTACTTGTTGCGCCAGTTAAATTTATCCAAGTATTTCCACCATCAGAACTTTTTTGCCAAATATAATTTACATTTAGAAAAGTATTTGCGCTCATCTGCGCTGTAAGAATAAAATTTTGCGAATTATCACAAACCCCTGTTGTAAATATATTACCTAAAGTAGATGTAATAGAAGTTGATGGACCACAAGGCGAAAAACTTATATCATCTATAGCCAGATCGTTCCCGTTTCCTCCTGGTGAATTATTAATTAAAACTACATCTACTTCAGATGAAGAAGGATCTGATTTAAAATCCGTTGAAAAGTTTTTCCATACTTCTCCATTCTCTTCATTTAAATCTCCTGTAGAAAATGATTTTATAATAGCTCCTGAAGTACTTCTAATTTGAAACGTAACATTAGGTTTTATGATATTCGCTCCTGCTCTATGTATATTTAATATCCATGCAGAAAATAGGTAGGTTTGGTTAGGACATAAATTTGATACTCTTCTTCTATAAAATTCTCCTGGAGTATAATCTGCATTTACCACTAACATATTTCCGTAAGTTCCAGAGGGATCATTGGTATGATCTAATGATTTCTGCCAACCCCATGATAAATATTCAGTAGTATTTGAAATTGTATAACGGCCGTCATTTGGCGGAAATGTAGATGAATAAATGTAATTCGTAAAAGCTGGTGGCACTAATGCTGGAGAAATCGTTTGAAATGAATTATTTACCCTTCCAAAATCTTCAATAAAAATAGGGGCTCCAAAAGAACCTCCACATGTCTGAGAATTTATCCTTCCAAAGAAAACCAAATTTAAAAATAGTAGAAACTTAAAATAATTTTTCCACGACATTATTGCCTTTTTTTGAGACTATAAAATTAGGTATTTAAAATTAAAAATCCCGAAAATAATTTTCGGGATTAATTTATAGTTTTGGTTCCATTTATTAAGAAAGGAAAATCAAATTTAGAATCTGGGTCTGTTGTAAAATAGGTTTCATTCAAATTATTTACCACGAAGTAGAATCCATTATTATTTTTAATTTTACTCTGAGGTAAATGTGGTGCAAAATAAAAAAAGTTCGCTCCTTCATATTTAGTAGTCATTTTAAAATAATAATGACCACTTGATAAATTTAAATTTGGAATTTTAGCTTTTACACTATAAACCTGATGGGCTTCTGCTAGAGAAGTAGAATTGTAAGCAATCCTGTAAACATCTGTAGCCTGAGATTTTAAAAATAAATTAGTAGAAAATCCCCGAAAATCTTACGTGAAGTATTTAACCTTGGATCTCCATCATAAATTTCTAACATAACCGCACTCACAGGGAAAATATCATTTTCCAACCCTTTGAAAAAATAAAATGTAAACTCTTCAATATTCCAAGTTTCATTTCCTGGGACTACGAAATCATCTCCTATATAATGTCTCCTATTTTGAATAGTAGGATGCGTAAATGAATAAAAACCCAAGTTTATATATCCATTTTCAAGTTCACTCAAAGAAAATCCGGTAGGAGCTTGAACTCCAGTAGAGCTTACTTTTCCTGTTACCAAAGAACCATTATCATAGTTTAAAGAAGTTATTTCAGAAGTACTCTGCAAACCATCACTAGAACAACTGATTAAAGAAAATACAATTAAATTGGAAATAATTAGTTTTTTCATGGCATTTTTCCCAAATATAATAAAAATCCTTTATCCTATTTAGACTTTTTTGCTTTTATCATCATTTCCAGCATATCCCACATTTCTTGCGGAATTTGTTCTAGCATATTAAATTCTCCAGCACCTTGCAACCATTCTCCACCATCTATAGTTACTACTTCTCCGTTAATGTACGCTGAATAATCAGAAACCAAATACGCCGCCAAGTTTGCTAATTCTTGATGTTCTCCTACTCTTCTCAATGGCACTTTTTTTCTCATGTCAAATTTTTCGGCTAAATCTCCCGGCAATAATCTTTCCCAGGCTCCTTTTGTAGGGAATGGACCTGGTGCAATTGCGTTAAAACGAATATTATATTTCGCCCACTCTACAGCTAAACTTCTGGTCATCGCTAAAACTCCTGCTTTCGCACAAGCTGAAGGCACTACATAAGCAGAACCCGTCCAAGAATAAGTAGTAACAATATTAAGTACAGTTCCCGGAATTTTATTATCAATCCAATATTTTCCTACAGAAAGTGTACAGTTTTTGGTTCCTTTCAAAACAATATCCAAAATAGAATCAAAAGCAGAATGCGTCAATCTTTCGGTTGGTGAAATAAAATTTCCTGCAGCATTATTGAGCAAAATATCTATTCTACCAAATTCTTTTATCGCAGCTTCTTTCATGGCTTCTACTTCGTCCCAATTTCTTACATCACAAGAAACACAAAGTACTTTTCCGCCAGTTTCTGCTTCTAATTCTGCAGCTGTCCCCTGTAATTTTTCTAAATTTCTAGAAGTGATCACTACTTTGGCTCCCAGTTGTAGAAAATATTTAGTCATGGCTTTTCCCAAACCACTTCCACCACCAGTAACGATGGCTACTTTATCTTTTAATGCGTTCTCCTGAAGCATAGGTTGTGTGTACATATTCATGACAAGTCTTGTTTAAAATTAATTCTTAAAAGTAAGCATTTATAAAATTCCGAGAAAAAAATCTGTTATGTAAAGAAGATAATTCACAAAAAAAGACCGCAAAATTGCGGTCTTTTCTTAAAATATTTTGAAAATTTCTAGTATCCGAAAATTTCTTCTAAAGAAAGTTTTTTTACTTCTCCTAGTTTTTTCATATCATCCATAGAAACTCTTTTTTCAGAAGCTACAATTGCATACGTGTAAGGTTTTCCTGAGAAATAATTCTGGTGGAATTTCTTAACATCTGCCATCGTAATTTTATCTACCGTTTCATACATTTTCTTTCTAATGTCATCACTTAGACCTAAATTTTTAGCGTTTAAATAGTTATAAATGATACCATCTTGAGTAATCCTCTCTGTTTGAATATCTTTTTTCACTTGATTTTTAGCCAATTCTAAATTTTTAGTCAATTCTGGCATTTTGGTTAGCAATTCGTTCATGGCAACCGTAGCATCATTAAATTTATCTGCTTGAGAACCTACATAACCTAATAAATAGTAATCTTGGTCTTTTTTCTGTGGCTGAACATAATATCCGTAAGTACTGTAAGCCAAAGCTTTACTTTCTCTGATAGTTTGGAATACTAAACTTCCCATACCTCCACCGAAATAGTTATTGAAAACATTAACCATCGTAGTTTTTTCTGGATTGTAGGTTTCTGTATTTCTAATCCATCTAGTTTCTGCCTGAACCATATCATAATCTGCAAAAAGCACTTGATTTTTAGCAGGAACTTCTTGTTTGAAAGTTTTTGCTGGAGCTGCTACTGCAAAATTTGCAGGAACTTGATGCAATGTTTTCAACTGAGAAACAAAATTATAAATAGGAGCTGGTCCGTAATAAATTACCGTTTGCTCATAATTATTTAGATTTTTAATTCTGTCTACCAATTCTTGAGCGGTTACAGCATTCAGTTCTTCATTCGTCAAAACATTGTTGAATTTATTTTGAGTACCATAAAGCGCATAACTAGTTAAACCTTGTAAAATAGCACCTTTATTTGCTTTAGCATCTTTTCTAGCTTTATTCAATCTTGCTTTTAGCGCAGCTAAAGCTTTTTCGTCTGCTTTTACATTATTTACCACCTCTTCGTACAATTTCACTGCATTTTCGAAATTTTCTTGTAAACCTTCGATATTTACCGTAGTGTATTCTTCTCCTGTAGAAACATTAAAACTACATGCAATTTTGTAGAATGCTTTTGAGATTTCTTCGGCAGTCATTTTATCAGTCCCTAAAAACTGAATGTATTGAGAAGCTAAACTTTGTTTTTTATCATTCAAAGAACCGATTTTGTAACGGTAGCTTAATCTGAAAATATCATTGTCTTTGTTTGGAACGTAAAGCACTTCTGCTTTTCCTAATTTAGATTTCTGAATATCTTTTTTGTAATCTAAGAAAACTGGTTTTGCAGCAGTTGCAGGCATTTCATCAATCATTTTCACAAATGCTGATTGCTTATCTGGATTGGTTTCTACTGGTGTAATTGATGGTTTTTCAATTTTTACAGTCGCAGGAGATTCTCCTTTTCTTTTAAGAACTGCTACATAATTGTCACCAAAATATTTATTGGCAAAAGCTA contains the following coding sequences:
- a CDS encoding M16 family metallopeptidase; translation: MIRKLTLAFAAVLVSVAAFAQNQFQWKEASSGGYTYKYVTNDPAKARFYTLKNGLTVILSPTNKDPRIQAYVAIKAGSKTDPATNTGLAHYLEHMLFKGTDKYGSLDWSKEKVELEKIDALYEQYNSTKDEVQRKAIYKKIDSVSGVAAKYAIANEYDKMMSAMGAQGTNAFTSFEQTVYTDDVPSASLDKYLAVQAERFRNPTLRIFHTELEAVYEEKNRTLDNDGRKVSETLFSNLFKKHNYGLQTTIGTVEHLKNPSLVEIRKYFNKYYVPNNMGIILSGDFNPDEVIAKVDKAFSYMQPKPFDKYTFQPEDAITAPIVKEIVGPDAENLTIGYRLPGNKDKDALLADLVGQILTNGRAGLLDLNLVKKQKLLRASAFTYSLIDYGILYLSAAPTSGQSLEDVKALVLNEIENLKKGNFDDQLITSIINNIKKNKIYETEKYGDRASVLMDAFTSELDWRDQVAYVNDLSKIKKEDIVAFANKYFGDNYVAVLKRKGESPATVKIEKPSITPVETNPDKQSAFVKMIDEMPATAAKPVFLDYKKDIQKSKLGKAEVLYVPNKDNDIFRLSYRYKIGSLNDKKQSLASQYIQFLGTDKMTAEEISKAFYKIACSFNVSTGEEYTTVNIEGLQENFENAVKLYEEVVNNVKADEKALAALKARLNKARKDAKANKGAILQGLTSYALYGTQNKFNNVLTNEELNAVTAQELVDRIKNLNNYEQTVIYYGPAPIYNFVSQLKTLHQVPANFAVAAPAKTFKQEVPAKNQVLFADYDMVQAETRWIRNTETYNPEKTTMVNVFNNYFGGGMGSLVFQTIRESKALAYSTYGYYVQPQKKDQDYYLLGYVGSQADKFNDATVAMNELLTKMPELTKNLELAKNQVKKDIQTERITQDGIIYNYLNAKNLGLSDDIRKKMYETVDKITMADVKKFHQNYFSGKPYTYAIVASEKRVSMDDMKKLGEVKKLSLEEIFGY
- a CDS encoding T9SS type B sorting domain-containing protein, which codes for MSWKNYFKFLLFLNLVFFGRINSQTCGGSFGAPIFIEDFGRVNNSFQTISPALVPPAFTNYIYSSTFPPNDGRYTISNTTEYLSWGWQKSLDHTNDPSGTYGNMLVVNADYTPGEFYRRRVSNLCPNQTYLFSAWILNIHRAGANIIKPNVTFQIRSTSGAIIKSFSTGDLNEENGEVWKNFSTDFKSDPSSSEVDVVLINNSPGGNGNDLAIDDISFSPCGPSTSITSTLGNIFTTGVCDNSQNFILTAQMSANTFLNVNYIWQKSSDGGNTWINLTGATSNPNITIPAGSYQNNDQFRFIVGEAANINLTSCRVMSGVSTVKINGYPSAPSNRSFSFCKNSTATLTIPENNILWYTSATGGVGSINTPIIDTSVVGTKDFWITQTVNGCESARAKISVNILDNPSAPIVSNYEFCQNSTAASLSAVGTDLKWYTSLTGGTGDSVAPIPNTSIAGDFSFWVSQTVNGCESERTEVKVKILQAPFSTVLKDTSICDGENIVLDVGVGFIAEWQTVPPIVSQTLQVSSPGQYSVKLTDSKGCVAIQTVNVNLGVTPVITQVKSGEDFLEIIAENGNPPYFYSLDNVNWQTSNIFKNLSAGIYQVYVKSQVNSCTAVATSAVLFIPNAFTPNQDGYNDVWKVSNIEFFSNVKLKIFDRYGTQVFTAENLVKFNWDGLYNGRLLPSGTYWYVLEIDGHYTRTGWILLKNR
- a CDS encoding SDR family oxidoreductase, which encodes MNMYTQPMLQENALKDKVAIVTGGGSGLGKAMTKYFLQLGAKVVITSRNLEKLQGTAAELEAETGGKVLCVSCDVRNWDEVEAMKEAAIKEFGRIDILLNNAAGNFISPTERLTHSAFDSILDIVLKGTKNCTLSVGKYWIDNKIPGTVLNIVTTYSWTGSAYVVPSACAKAGVLAMTRSLAVEWAKYNIRFNAIAPGPFPTKGAWERLLPGDLAEKFDMRKKVPLRRVGEHQELANLAAYLVSDYSAYINGEVVTIDGGEWLQGAGEFNMLEQIPQEMWDMLEMMIKAKKSK